One part of the Dioscorea cayenensis subsp. rotundata cultivar TDr96_F1 chromosome 2, TDr96_F1_v2_PseudoChromosome.rev07_lg8_w22 25.fasta, whole genome shotgun sequence genome encodes these proteins:
- the LOC120278927 gene encoding cytochrome P450-like, whose amino-acid sequence MQIVRRRKSSGELGDDLLSRFISESSSYSDEFLRDIIVSFVLAGRDTTSATLTWFFYLISIHPEVKTKLLDELRAVRARGAREGELTVEQVKGLNYMHAALSETLRLYPPVPLQTRACAESDVWPDGTKVKKGKTVMYSAYAMGKSEKIWGSDWEEFRPERWMDEGEFRAVNAFKFPVFHAGPRMCLGKEMAYVQMKTVVAAVMERFEIEVVDEVKKKREVEFTMILRMKGGLPVRVRRKTMMMNDDGTVEI is encoded by the coding sequence ATGCAAATAGTTCGCCGGAGAAAATCCTCCGGCGAACTCGGTGACGACTTGCTCTCCCGTTTCATCTCCGAGTCCTCGTCTTACTCCGACGAGTTCCTCCGTGACATCATCGTCAGCTTCGTTCTCGCCGGCCGTGACACCACTTCCGCTACTCTCACTTGGTTCTTTTACCTCATATCAATCCACCCGgaagtgaaaaccaagttgCTCGACGAGCTGCGCGCAGTGCGCGCGCGTGGAGCGCGCGAAGGAGAGCTCACGGTCGAGCAAGTTAAAGGATTGAACTACATGCACGCGGCGTTATCGGAGACGTTGAGGCTTTACCCGCCGGTGCCGCTGCAAACGAGGGCGTGTGCGGAGAGTGATGTGTGGCCGGATGGGACGAAGGTGAAGAAGGGAAAGACGGTGATGTATAGTGCGTATGCGATGGGGAAGTCGGAGAAGATTTGGGGGAGTGATTGGGAGGAGTTTAGGCCGGAGAGGTGGATGGATGAAGGGGAGTTTAGAGCAGTGAATGCGTTTAAGTTTCCGGTGTTTCATGCAGGGCCGAGGATGTGTTTGGGGAAGGAGATGGCGTATGTGCAGATGAAGACGGTGGTGGCGGCGGTGATGGAGAGGTTTGAGATTGAGGTGGTGGatgaggtgaagaagaagagggaggtGGAGTTTACTATGATTCTAAGGATGAAGGGTGGGTTGCCGGTTAGGGTTCGGAGGAAgacgatgatgatgaatgaTGATGGAACTGTTGAgatttga